In one Kitasatospora cineracea genomic region, the following are encoded:
- a CDS encoding sigma-70 family RNA polymerase sigma factor, translating into MDSGRVAALVGRAQHGDRQAVAELVGGHLPLVYNVVGRALSGHPDTDDVVQETMLRAVDGLAGLRDPAGFRSWLVAIALNQVRRRFRDEHAVDAVPDPAAVADPAADFVGLTIVRLGLSEQRREVAEATRWLDGGDRELLALWWLEAAGELSRAELAAALEVSPQHAAVRVQRMKGQLEAARVVVRALAAVPGCPWLAELTAGWDGVPGALWRKRIGRHARECAVCGEQRRGLVPAEGLLAGLALVPLPDGAQFGAGLGLDLAAGPGDGFDPDFNPDFDPGSGSGSGGYDGSGGVPGSAGPGRAVHRRGSSSGGSHRAGARRGHRRARQRGPAPVVLGGGVVAAVAVVVGLLVVVGGSDAPSAVDTAEQAPQSAVALVDPAQGTAPAPDGGPSPSASASGSGSAAPSPSAPPSPSRLPSPSASSAPAAPAASATPAAPTANAASATAAKRSADLAQQVVDLVNSQRSQAGCGPVRSNAKLATAAQRHSEDMAARNFFDHTNPDGAGPQQRIDAAGYAWSGWGENIARGQKDAAAVMDSWMNSPGHRANILNCKFTELGVGVHLGSGGPWWTQDFGTPR; encoded by the coding sequence GCAGGCGGTGGCGGAGCTGGTCGGCGGGCACCTGCCGCTGGTGTACAACGTGGTGGGGCGGGCCCTGTCGGGGCACCCGGACACCGACGACGTGGTGCAGGAGACCATGCTGCGGGCCGTGGACGGCCTGGCCGGGCTGCGCGACCCGGCCGGGTTCCGCAGCTGGCTGGTGGCGATCGCGCTGAACCAGGTGCGGCGCCGGTTCCGGGACGAGCACGCGGTGGACGCGGTGCCGGACCCGGCGGCGGTGGCCGACCCGGCGGCGGACTTCGTGGGCCTGACGATCGTCCGGCTGGGCCTGTCCGAGCAGCGCCGCGAGGTCGCCGAGGCGACCCGTTGGCTGGACGGCGGGGACCGCGAGCTGCTGGCGCTGTGGTGGCTGGAGGCGGCGGGCGAGCTGTCCCGGGCCGAGCTGGCGGCGGCGCTGGAGGTGTCGCCGCAGCACGCGGCGGTGCGGGTGCAACGGATGAAGGGGCAGCTGGAGGCGGCCCGGGTGGTGGTGCGGGCGCTGGCCGCGGTGCCGGGCTGCCCGTGGCTGGCGGAGCTGACGGCGGGCTGGGACGGCGTGCCGGGCGCGCTGTGGCGCAAGCGGATCGGGCGGCACGCCCGGGAGTGCGCGGTGTGCGGGGAGCAGCGCCGCGGCCTGGTCCCCGCGGAGGGGCTGCTGGCCGGGCTGGCGCTGGTCCCGCTGCCGGACGGGGCGCAGTTCGGGGCGGGGCTCGGCCTGGACCTCGCCGCGGGCCCCGGCGACGGCTTCGACCCCGATTTCAACCCCGACTTCGACCCCGGCTCCGGCTCCGGCTCCGGCGGCTACGACGGCAGTGGTGGCGTTCCGGGGTCCGCCGGGCCCGGGCGGGCGGTGCACCGACGGGGGTCGTCGTCGGGCGGTTCGCACCGGGCGGGGGCGCGGCGCGGGCACCGGCGGGCCCGGCAGCGCGGTCCGGCCCCGGTGGTGCTGGGCGGCGGGGTGGTGGCCGCGGTGGCGGTGGTGGTCGGGCTGCTGGTGGTGGTCGGCGGGTCGGACGCGCCGTCGGCGGTGGACACGGCCGAGCAGGCGCCGCAGTCCGCGGTCGCGCTGGTCGACCCGGCGCAGGGCACCGCCCCGGCGCCGGACGGCGGCCCGTCGCCGTCCGCCTCGGCATCCGGGTCCGGGTCGGCCGCCCCGTCGCCGTCGGCCCCGCCCTCCCCCAGCCGGCTGCCGTCGCCGTCCGCCTCCTCGGCGCCGGCCGCGCCCGCCGCGTCGGCGACCCCGGCGGCCCCGACCGCGAACGCCGCCTCGGCGACGGCCGCGAAGCGCTCGGCGGATCTGGCGCAGCAGGTGGTGGACCTGGTCAACTCGCAGCGTTCGCAGGCGGGTTGCGGTCCGGTGCGGTCCAACGCGAAGTTGGCGACGGCGGCGCAGCGGCACTCCGAGGACATGGCGGCGCGCAACTTCTTCGACCACACCAACCCGGACGGCGCAGGCCCGCAGCAGCGGATCGACGCCGCCGGGTACGCGTGGAGCGGCTGGGGCGAGAACATCGCGCGCGGGCAGAAGGACGCGGCCGCGGTGATGGACAGTTGGATGAACAGCCCGGGCCACCGGGCGAACATCCTGAACTGCAAGTTCACCGAACTCGGGGTGGGTGTCCACCTGGGCAGCGGTGGGCCCTGGTGGACGCAGGACTTCGGCACGCCGCGCTGA